ACCGACAATATTGTAAAGGGTTCCTGAACTGTTGTCCTGTCTGAGCTGAACAACAGCATAAGGACGTTTACCTGTCTTCGGATCTTCCAGACCCACAGGCTTCATCGGTCCGAACAAGAGTGTTTTCTTTCCCCGGCGCGCCATCACTTCAATCGGCATACACCCTTCAAAGAACATCTCTTTTTCAAAGTCTTTAACCGGCACTGTTTCTGCATTGATCAGTGCGTCATAGAAGCGGTCAAATTCCTCTTCAGTCATCGGGCAGTTCAGATAAGCTGCTTCCCCTTTATCATAACGGGACTTGAGGTAGACTTTATCCATATCAACCGAGTCCGTTTCAAGGATCGGTGCTGCCGCGTCATAGAAATAAAGATGCTCTTCTCCTGTAAGGGCCTTAAGTTCATTCGAAAGGCTCTCAGAGGTAAGGGGGCCAGTAGCAATAATCGTCGGGCCATCCGGAATCTTCGTAATTTCTTCAGAAAAAACCGTTACATTTTCATGGCCTTTTACACGGTCTGTAACAAGCTGGGCAAACTCATGACGGTCTACTGCAAGTGCTCCCCCTGCAGGAACGGAACAATCATCAGCAGACCTGATAATGACAGAATCCAGGTGCCGCATTTCTTCTTTCAATATACCGACGGCATTTGCCAGTCCGTTGGCTCTCAGGGAGTTGCTGCATACCAGCTCTGCGAATTTATCTGTATGGTGGGCAGGTGTCTGCTTTTTTGGACGCATTTCGTACAAGTGAACCTTTACGCCGCGCTTTGCAAGCTGCCATG
This DNA window, taken from Alteribacter keqinensis, encodes the following:
- the trmFO gene encoding FADH(2)-oxidizing methylenetetrahydrofolate--tRNA-(uracil(54)-C(5))-methyltransferase TrmFO; protein product: MTVLLLRRINMTQHVNVIGAGLAGSEAAWQLAKRGVKVHLYEMRPKKQTPAHHTDKFAELVCSNSLRANGLANAVGILKEEMRHLDSVIIRSADDCSVPAGGALAVDRHEFAQLVTDRVKGHENVTVFSEEITKIPDGPTIIATGPLTSESLSNELKALTGEEHLYFYDAAAPILETDSVDMDKVYLKSRYDKGEAAYLNCPMTEEEFDRFYDALINAETVPVKDFEKEMFFEGCMPIEVMARRGKKTLLFGPMKPVGLEDPKTGKRPYAVVQLRQDNSSGTLYNIVGFQTHMKWGPQKEVFSLIPGLENAEIVRYGVMHRNTFVNSPNLLRPTYQYKDRDDLFFAGQMTGVEGYVESAAAGLVSGINAAKLVAGEELAVFPAETMTGAMVNYITTANPDNFQPINANMGLLPPFEKRIKNKKERYEAHGERALATIQNFVKKV